Proteins encoded within one genomic window of Aspergillus nidulans FGSC A4 chromosome VII:
- a CDS encoding cytochrome P450 (transcript_id=CADANIAT00007973) produces MIPMLAATLAEAFILQRSVFTDTPLRTVVFGSAAVNLLILAIYNVWIWPFFLDPLRHLPRAPGRFNMLRFIFDNPRGRLPLLWMKTVPNDGLIYFRDLLNRTQLLATNHQALLDVMSTNTYDFEKPWRAREFLARIIGFGLILSEGAAHKRQRRALTPFFTIKNVRALYTLMWDKTNQLLVEMDKQISRCPMEGTSPDSGWGKVEMSVWARYFTLSRLTLDVIGPAAMGRDFRSLQNAENKVADSFLAILEPTKEKIAFLAINFLLPQWFAKKLPWRLNQVIEEQVGYLRDLCKEIVHEKRAAITATKVTASELEADILGSMMLSGDFTDDELVDQMLTFLAAGHETTASALTWTCYLLTLHPEVQDRLRAEIRTAIPHSTHPVTHSDLESLPLLNGVCQEVLRLYPTVPSTIREAVRDTTVAGKHVPKGTKIMLCPYAINRAPEFWGADGDAFRPERWIDTDPVTGKTSVNNHGGAATNYAQITFLHGQRSCIGKDFARAELRCAVAGVVGRYEFAMQDPKQVIHISGAVTTKPVEGMHLRMRRVEGW; encoded by the exons ATGATTCCTATGCTCGCAGCCACGCTTGCGGAGGCCTTCATCCTGCAGCGCTCTGTTTTCACAGATACCCCGTTGCGGACTGTTGTTTTCGGCTCAGCAGCTGTTAATCTGCTTATCCTAGCGATCTACAATGTCTGGATATGGCCATTCTTCCTCGATCCCCTGCGGCATCTTCCTCGCGCCCCC GGGAGGTTCAACATGCTCCGGTTCATCTTCGATAACCCTCGCGGTAGACTTCCTTTGCTATGGATGAAAACAGTACCCAATGATGGTCTTATCTACTTCCGGGATCTCTTGAACCGAACCCAGCTCCTGGCGACAAACCACCAGGCGCTTCTTGATGTCATGAGCACGAATACCTACGATTTCGAGAAGCCCTGGCGGGCGCGCGAGTTCCTGGCCCGTATCATCGGGTTTGGTCTGATATTGTCTGAGGGGGCGGCGCACAAAAGGCAGCGCCGTGCGCTGACGCCCTTCTTCACTATCAAGAACGTCCGTGCCCTCTACACATTAATGTGGGACAAAACAAACCAGCTTCTTGTGGAGATGGACAAGCAAATCAGTCGGTGTCCGATGGAAGGGACTAGTCCGGACAGCGGCTGGGGCAAGGTCGAAATGAGTGTTTGGGCGAGGTATTTCACCCTCAG TCGTCTTACTTTGGATGTTATTGGCCCCGCGGCCATGGGACGAGACTTTCGGTCTCTTCAGAACGCTGAAAATAAGGTCGCTGATAGCTTCCTCGCTATTCTAGAGCCGACCAAAGAAAAAATCGCTTTCCTAGCGATTAACTTCCTCCTACCGCAGTGGTTCGCTAAGAAACTCCCATGGCGTCTGAACCAGGTGATTGAAGAGCAAGTTGGTTATCTTCGTGATCTCTGTAAGGAGATCGTCCATGAAAAGAGAGCCGCCATCACAGCCACCAAGGTCACGGCCTCTGAACTCGAGGCTGACATTCTCGGCTCCATGATGCTTAGCGGTGACTTTACGGACGACGAGCTGGTTGATCAAATGCTCACCTTCCTTGCAGCTGGT CACGAAACAACCGCCAGCGCCCTAACCTGGACCTGCTACCTTCTTACTCTCCACCCAGAGGTCCAGGACCGTCTTCGGGCTGAAATCCGCACCGCTATTCCCCATTCCACCCATCCGGTTACACATTCTGACCTCGAatctcttcccctccttaATGGCGTTTGCCAGGAAGTACTCCGCCTTTACCCCACGGTGCCTTCCACAATCCGGGAAGCAGTCCGTGACACGACCGTGGCCGGAAAGCATGTTCCCAAGGGAACAAAGATCATGTTATGCCCGTACGCAATCAACCGGGCACCTGAGTTTTGGGGGGCCGACGGCGACGCGTTCCGTCCTGAGCGGTGGATCGATACAGATCCCGTAACTGGAAAGACGAGCGTGAACAACCACGGCGGAGCAGCAACAAACTACGCGCAGATTACGTTCCTGCACGGGCAGCGGAGCTGTATTGGGAAGGACTTTGCGCGTGCGGAACTGAGGTGTGCGGTTGCAGGGGTTGTGGGGAGGTACGAGTTTGCCATGCAAGATCCCAAGCAGGTGATCCATATCTCTGGTGCTGTGACCACGAAGCCAGTTGAGGGAATGCATttgcggatgaggagggtggAGGGATGGTGA
- a CDS encoding uncharacterized protein (transcript_id=CADANIAT00007974), which translates to MKKGKRMKKTIIMKTALASLITAYVPAECTRPESMNERDPTRNLRREAGSGPKNIPPRTENGWVHPRICSQPRRNDVQTAYGEQCDSGPDAIDKSVAGYPARGRQQKSADKLFACLWGDVVLEAKVI; encoded by the exons ATGAAAAAAGgcaagaggatgaagaagaccatCATCATGAAAACGGCATTGGCGTCTCTGATAACAGCATACGTCCCCGCGGAGTGTACGAGGCCGGAAAGTATGAACGAGAGAGATCCCACTAGAAATCTGCGCAGAGAAGCTGGG TCGGGGCCAAAGAATATACCGCCACGAACCGAAAATGGATGGGTACATCCACGGATCTGCAGCCAGCCTCGGCGAAACGACGTACAGACCGCCTACGGCGAGCAATGCGATAGCGGCCCTGATGCCATCGACAAATCCGTAGCAGGCTACCCAGCACGCGGGAGGCAGCAGAAATCGGCGGATAAACTCTTCGCTTGTCTCTGGGGAGATGTGGTATTGGAAGCCAAGGTGATTTAA
- a CDS encoding putative C6 transcription factor (transcript_id=CADANIAT00007975) — MVKYNALFKDKDSGIFSSAKRNTPTKSMVDISLYEKRREEIWSLWPEFRETNEERHAEGLAKAQIVSVCQPEHNRMSYSMENGLNPEDIVTVSRAYQVFPHQGEDELVPSAICGKCHDGVSCPKNNTQPAKIPIPDHGQSSAPRRRRPALSCSICRRRKLKCDRSLPCGQCIKSKTPDLCVFSAPTPAQSATSSSMAASTSSEKRHALSDEASAVGNGLYVFDSKHRVAKPRGRPDELHELRSRVHTLELALAKSNTIQLPESSGYDCMPELGLRTLADPISDQVMNLCGRACFRGRNGRTRYRGRSSTELTLTFIERRDQVKDGTPSSLKEMLPPRSIADELLHLYLSTFETTYRILHIPSFLKEYEAYWTAPEAADTVFVAKLLALMATASCFISSSTTVNGKDTLHDVAVGWIFGVQRWIGSLFMRATAKFDILQIQCLLMIARQALAVDGDVVWLTSGSLIHTATIMGMHRDPARFGKMTPFWAEMRRRLWATILELELQASIDVGIPPSIDTDQYDCDLPSNLDDSDLTEDLVEAPVAKERTVLTQCSFQTMLAQSFPLRVRIAKAVNSLRFTMAYDEALRLGENLIRFMNEALVPFPTPVSDGTPSFARSFMLFLFQRSLLILHRPFSLSISLSPKYSYSRKVCLESSLEMLTQFESPLPSFQSSRTPCLGQIGGGMFRDECFHAAITLCVELSLQSTESASNSAPSTHGGSLNDIVRSQQEVLVRVLERTRENFGSRLTPKGNGCKAYAFLAMALASTKARLNGDDPLKSVEQAAHRSVKVFHHVISGLPYEEFLAQPESDWSDIGPSSTQTPEFGSSTPDMSFDPLSLLTNNPMDFSPLDFNNMFDTFNYRMPDLWDPNFLNL; from the exons ATGGTAAAGTACAACGCTCTTTTCAAGGACAAAGATAGTGGGATCTTCTCGTCGGCGAAAAGAAACACGCCGACCAAAAGTATGGTGGACATCTCACTCtatgagaagagaagagaagagattTGGTCACTCTGGCCTGAATTCCGAGAGACGAACGAGGAGAGACATGCCGAAGGATTGGCCAAGGCCCAGATTGTTAGTGTCTGTCAGCCAGAACACAATCGCATGTCCTACTCCATGG aaaacggCCTGAATCCAGAGGACATAGTCACCGTGTCCCGTGCATACCAGGTGTTTCCTCaccaaggagaagatgagctgGTCCCATCGGCCATTTGTGGTAAATGTCATGATG GCGTGTCCTGTCCAAAGAACAACACTCAACCTGCGAAAATACCTATACCAG ACCACGGCCAGTCATCAGCTCCAAGGAGACGCAGGCCAGCGCTCTCTTGCTCAATCTGCAGACGCCGGAAACTGAAATGCGACCGATCGCTTCCCTGTGGGCAGTGCATAAAGTCAAAGACGCCCGATTTATGTGTCTTCTCTGCACCGACACCGGCTCAGAGCGCCACTTCTAGCTCTATGGCTGCGAGTACATCCTCAGAGAAAAGGCATGCATTGAGCGACGAAGCTAGTGCGGTAGGCAACGGGCTTTATGTGTTTGATTCCAAGCATCGCGTCGCCAAGCCTCGTGGCCGGCCGGATGAACTCCATGAGCTACGCAGTCGCGTGCACACACTGGAGCTAGCACTGGCTAAGAGCAATACGATACAACTTCCAGAAAGCTCAGGCTATGACTGTATGCCGGAGCTGGGGCTGCGGACGCTTGCAGATCCCATCTCGGACCAAGTAATGAACCTGTGCGGCAGAGCATGCTTCCGAGGCAGAAACGGCCGGACGCGTTATCGCGGACGCTCCAGCACAGAGTTGACGCTCACTTTT ATAGAGCGCCGAGACCAAGTGAAAGATGGGACGCCTTCTTCACTCAAGGAGATGCTGCCGCCACGAAGTATCGCAGATGAACTATTGCATCTCTATCTATCCACGTTTGAAACTACGTATAGGATTCTCCACATTCCGAGCTTCCTCAAAGAATACGAGGCTTATTGGACGGCACCTGAGGCCGCCGACACCGTTTTCGTCGCCAAGCTCCTGGCCTTAATGGCTACGGCCAGCTGTTTTATTAGTTCTTCAACTACGGTCAACGGCAAAGACACACTTCACGATGTTGCTGTCGGTTGGATTTTCGGAGTTCAAAGATGGATTGGATCTCTCTTTATGCGCGCCACGGCGAAATTTGATATTCTGCAGATACAGTGCCTCCTGATGATTGCACGTCAAGCGCTTGCGGTTGATGGCGATGTCGTATGGCTCACCTCGGGTTCTCTTATTCATACGGCCACAATAATGGGGATGCACCGGGATCCCGCAAGGTTTGGGAAAATGACACCCTTCTGGGCAGAAATGCGCCGTCGGCTATGGGCAACCATCCTGGAACTGGAACTGCAAGCCTCTATTGACGTAGGGATCCCACCGTCCATCGATACCGACCAGTATGACTGCGATCTGCCTTCGAATTTGGATGATTCAGATCTCACTGAGGATTTGGTGGAGGCTCCCGTAGCGAAGGAAAGGACAGTCTTGACTCAATGCAGCTTTCAAACTATGCTTGCTCAGTCATTCCCTTTGCGGGTGCGCATTGCCAAGGCTGTGAATAGCTTACGATTTACAATGGCATATGATGAGGCATTGCGCCTTGGCGAAAATCTCATACGGTTCATGAACGAAGCCCTGGTTCCATTTCCTACACCTGTTTCTGACGGGACCCCATCTTTTGCGAGATCATTTATGCTATTTCTTTTCCAAAGGTCGCTGCTCATCTTGCACCGACCTTTTTCGCTTAGTATATCTTTGTCGCCCAAATACTCCTACTCACGAAAGGTCTGCCTGGAGTCATCCTTGGAGATGCTTACTCAGTTCGAGTCGCCACTCCCCAGCTTCCAATCGTCTCGAACACCCTGTCTGGGACAGATTGGCGGCGGCATGTTCCGCGATGAATGTTTTCATGCTGCCATTACTCTCTGCGTGGAATTATCTCTCCAGAGTACAGAATCGGCTTCAAATTCAGCGCCATCGACACATGGAGGGTCTCTTAACGACATAGTACGTTCTCAGCAGGAAGTTTTAGTGCGTGTCCTTGAACGTACTCGGGAAAACTTTGGCAGTAGGTTAACTCCAAAAGGGAATGGATGCAAAGCCTATGCATTCCTGGCCATGGCCCTGGCTTCTACAAAAGCACGGCTGAATGGGGATGACCCTTTGAAAAGTGTCGAGCAAGCTGCGCACCGATCAGTGAAGGTATTTCATCACGTTATTTCAGGCCTTCCCTACGAGGAGTTCCTGGCCCAACCCGAAAGTGACTGGTCTGATATCGGCCCATCTTCTACACAAACCCCCGAGTTTGGCTCTTCTACACCTGATATGTCGTTTGATCCTCTCTCGCTGCTAACCAACAACCCTATGGACTTTTCGCCTCTCGACTTCAACAATATGTTCGACACATTCAACTACCGGATGCCGGATCTATGGGATCCCAACTTTCTTAATCTCTGA
- a CDS encoding uncharacterized protein (transcript_id=CADANIAT00007976) produces the protein MTKIALFGSTGQICRAILLALLTTTPHEIASIDQPSSENKAKEIDVCEEEKKRLKTAGINILEAVGYGMHLLHTDENGRGVLHPTWNIKEDGNRKALHHPPISAGQRASLVSLDPAGRAVYTLHILGDADAAVDFTHIDNLAAFVVFTIDSPDVAGNKSLNIVSDRISYNELTTLLEKYSKKK, from the exons ATGACGAAAATTGCTCTCTTCGGCTCCACGGGCCAGATATGCCGGGCCATTCTGTTGGCTTTGCTTACTACGACACCACATGAGATCGCCTCAATCGACCAACCTTCATCCGAAAACAAGGCAAAAGAGATCGATGTctgtgaagaggagaagaaacgcCTCAAGACTGCTGGGATCAATATATTGGAAGCAG TCGGATATGGCATGCACCTGCTTCACACAGATGAGAACGGGCGTGGAGTTCTACACCCT ACATGGAACATAAAGGAAGATGGCAACCGCAAAGCCCTTCATCACCCACCCATTTCTGCGG GACAGAGAGCCAGTTTGGTGTCCCTGGACCCAGCTGGACGCGCCGTCTATACCCTGCACATTCTAGGCGATGCTGATGCGGCTGTCGACTTCACACATATTGATAACCTCGCCGCATTCGTAGTATTCACTATTGACAGCCCTGATGTTGCGGGAAACAAGTCGCTAAACATCGTCAGTGACCGTATCAGCTACAACGAGCTGACCACCTTATTAGAGAAGTACTCAAAGAAGAAGTAG
- a CDS encoding putative ABC multidrug transporter (transcript_id=CADANIAT00007977) — MPARLHSRPQGNSTLASSQEAGDHADRPSSPQVHLTYEDEDAIAEIHRTLTKKDHDYSEPHLSFDKFLEEELRAGRKKPNLGVCFQSLSTWGTGGEHVNVKTLGTALWRTLIFQDVYEWTIKPWLAKPEPESGRQLIRDFTGVVRSGEIMLVLGRPGSGCSTFLRTIAGYHSSFLGVTGSIAYSGLSLEDVRKHYRGQVAYVPEDDVHFPTLSVRQTLEFALQSKTPKRYHDRIPRYLEIYGRVFGMSHTMDTLVGNEYIRGVSGGERKRISIIESLATDSSVMCWDNSTRGLDASSALDYARSLRIMTDTCGKATLMTLYQASDAIYDLVDKVLLIDEGRMLYQGPAHEAKAYFHDLGYECGPMQTVSDFLTSITIPERRKFREGWEQRAPKGPIELEQAFRKSAAFMNVQKEVRSYDSQGFGGRSRAESHSDTDYESLEDVKEALQTDKSRFVSSKSPYTISLFRQVVLCAKRQIWQIRGHMSPLYIKLISSVIYGLLVGSMFYDQPQTTDGMYSRGGVIFYSSILLAWLQMSELEEAMQGRDILSRQKKFAFVRPSAVCLARVVADIFIAALLTFLYLVVVYFLSGLKSDAGAFFIDFLFIYMCTISLTAQFRLFAAASSNFEVALRYTGFLVLLCIVFGGYVLSVDKMMADVPWVGWIAYITPALYTYEAMMAAEFHNTNFTCSPASVVPAGPVYTDIAYQTCAYAGSQIGSTIVNGDDYLAVKYGFYFSHVWRNFGILCLFTVASVAATCLLSEIMEWEPDSAGPVQYKKSRKQLRKIANISDEEERPVQVNQTSPSASDTDGPSVGALTATKSTFTWDNLELFVRVGKENRKLLDGVSGYCKPGTLTALVGASGAGKSTLLTALTQRQSSGDLTGTMYVDGRPIDSSFKSRIGYCEQMDIHDESSTIREAFEFSALLRQDSTVPDQEKLAYARTVLETLDLVELQNAIIGSLDIEKKKRVTIGVELCARPELLLFLDEPTSGLDSQAASSICALLRRLADQGLAILCTIHQANQEQFEMFDRVLALSPGGKTYYFGEVGEAGHSIFDYFAKYGQKPENITNAADYIIEVVVGGMKNTASTVDWAAVWNQSVEAQQVQQDLERFRNMKQESLPSLDMQSQAMPAISRQIFLLTQRTSRQFWRSPEYPYSRLYASFLHALINCLTYLQIGNSTTDLQSKAFSCFLVLMLVPEFINAISARFIMNRDLWKAREGPSGAYGWVAFCTAQIISEIPYAIISAVVFFVLYYFSVGLPLGFAAGYSFLMFFLFFLFATSWGQWIAALSADSVVAATLMPFFIIMCETMNGILQPHKYMPAFWAYTMYYVTPFTYWIGGVLTSVLRGVPVICDENELTVFQSPPNITCSEYAGSWLAEKGVGYLSNPDGSGECGYCEYSYGDDYLSTIGLDSSKIWPYFGIFVAFVVSNYLMVYLLVYIRSVMKPFRRRT; from the exons ATGCCTGCTCGTCTTCACTCTCGTCCACAAGGCAATTCTACTCTCGCGTCCTCGCAGGAAGCTGGGGACCATGCGGACAgaccatcctctccgcaagTTCATTTGACgtatgaggatgaggatgctATTGCTGAAATCCACCGTACCCTGACGAAGAAGGATCATGACTACTCGGAACCACATTTGTCGTTTGACAAGTTTCTAGAAGAAGAACTTCGggctggaaggaagaagCCTAATCTCGGAGTTTGCTTTCAGTCACTCTCGACATGGGGTACAGGAGGAGAGCATGTTAACGTCAAGACGTTAGGAACTGCATTGTGGCGGACTCTCATTTTTCAAGATGTCTACGAATGGACGATCAAGCCGTGGTTGGCGAAACCCGAGCCCGAGAGTGGCCGTCAGTTAATTCGAGATTTTACTGGGGTGGTTCGGAGTGGTGAGATTATGCT TGTTTTGGGTCGACCAGGGTCGGGCTGCTCGACTTTTCTACGAACAATCGCTGGTTATCACTCGTCGTTCCTTGGTGTGACTGGCTCAATCGCTTATTCCGGCCTAAGCCTAGAAGATGTCAGGAAGCACTACCGTGGTCAGGTTGCCTATGTCCCGGAAGATGATGTACATTTTCCTACGCTCAGTGTTCGACAAACCTTGGAGTTTGCACTTCAGAGCAAGACGCCGAAAAGGTACCATGACAGAATCCCTCGGTATCTTGAAATCTATGGCAGAGTGTTCGGAATGTCACACACCATGGACACTTTAGTCGGAAACGAGTACATTCGAGGAGTTTCGGGAGGAGAACGCAAACGGATTTCAATTATCGAGTCTCTGGCCACTGACTCGTCGGTAATGTGCTGGGATAACTCGACCCGAGGTCTTGATGCCTCATCCGCTCTCGACTATGCCCGGAGTTTGCGGATCATGACCGACACTTGCGGTAAAGCCACGCTGATGACCTTGTACCAGGCTTCTGATGCTATCTATGACCTTGTCGATAAGGTCTTGCTCATCGACGAAGGGCGAATGCTCTACCAAGGTCCCGCGCATGAAGCCAAGGCATACTTCCACGATCTAGGATATGAGTGTGGGCCCATGCAGACGGTATCCGATTTCCTTACTAGTATTACTATCCCagaaagaaggaagttcCGAGAAGGGTGGGAACAGCGCGCACCAAAAGGACCCATTGAGCTGGAACAAGCTTTCAGAAAGAGCGCTGCGTTCATGAACGTTCAGAAGGAAGTACGGAGCTATGACAGCCAGGGATTCGGTGGGAGGAGCCGCGCCGAGTCGCACTCTGATACAGACTATGAAAGCTTAGAAGACGTCAAAGAGGCCCTCCAAACCGACAAATCCCGATTCGTGTCCTCCAAATCTCCGTATaccatctccctcttccgACAGGTGGTATTATGTGCTAAACGTCAGATATGGCAGATTAGAGGCCACATGTCGCCCTTGTACATCAAACTTATCTCCTCGGTCATTTACGGACTCCTTGTCGGGTCCATGTTTTATGACCAACCGCAAACCACGGACGGGATGTACTCACGAGGGGGCGTGATTTTTTACTCATCTATTCTTCTGGCCTGGCTCCAAATGTCTGAATTAGAAGAAGCAATGCAGGGACGTGACATCCTCAGTCGCCAGAAGAAATTTGCATTCGTCCGGCCCAGTGCTGTGTGCCTGGCCCGAGTCGtcgcagatatcttcattGCAGCTCTCCTTACTTTCCTCTACCTAGTGGTTGTTTATTTTCTGTCAGGGTTGAAGTCTGAT GCCGgggccttcttcatcgattTCTTGTTCATCTATATGTGCACGATATCTCTAACAGCTCAATTCCGGCTGTTTGCCGCCGCGTCCTCTAACTTCGAGGTTGCCCTCCGCTACACAGGATTCCTCGTTCTGCTTTGCATTGTTTTTGGAGGTTACGTACTCTCTGTGGACAAGATGATGGCTGATGTTCCCTGGGTCGGATGGATAGCG TATATCACACCAGCGTTATATACATACGAGGCAATGATGGCTGCGGAGTTTCACAACACCAACTTTACCTGCTCCCCAGCTTCGGTTGTCCCTGCAGGACCTGTCTATACTGACATTGCCTACCAGACATGTGCTTATGCTGGAAGTCAGATCGGAAGCACTATAGTCAACGGCGATGACTATCTTGCAGTCAAATACGGGTTCTATTTTAGTCATGTTTGGCGCAACTTCGGTATCCTCTGTCTTTTCACTGTTGCTTCCGTTGCTGCTACCTGCCTTCTGAGTGAAATTATGGAATGGGAACCAGACAGTGCCGGACCAGTCCAGTACAAAAAGTCTCGAAAACAGCTGAGGAAGATTGCGAACATTAgtgatgaagaagagcgcCCTGTGCAGGTCAATCAAACATCGCCTTCAGCATCTGACACTGATGGACCGTCTGTTGGAGCCCTCACTGCCACCAAATCAACCTTCACCTGGGATAACCTGGAACTGTTTGTCCGTGTTGGAAAGGAAAATCGCAAGCTATTGGACGGTGTTAGTGGATATTGCAAACCGGGGACCCTGACTGCTTTGGTCGGAGCTTCTGGAGCGGGCAAATCGACTT TGTTGACTGCGCTTACCCAGAGGCAAAGCTCTGGCGACCTTACAGGTACGATGTATGTAGACGGAAGACCTATCGACTCTTCTTTCAAATCTAGAATTGGCTACTGTGAACAGATGGACATTCATGACGAAAGCAGCACCATTCGCGAAGCATTCGAGTTCTCTGCACTGCTTCGTCAAGACTCCACTGTACCTGATCAGGAGAAGTTGGCTTATGCAAGAACGGTGCTAGAGACGTTAGACTTGGTGGAATTGCAGAACGCCATTATCGGCTCTTTGGACatcgaaaagaagaaaagggtCACCATCGGCGTTGAACTTTGTGCAAGACCTGAGCTGCTACTATTCCTGGACGAGCCCACTAGTGGCCTAGACAGCCAGGCTGCGTCTAGTATTTGTGCCCTACTAAGACGACTCGCCGACCAGGGTCTGGCAATCCTTTGCACAATACACCAAGCAAACCAGGAGCAGTTCGAGATGTTTGATCGAGTGCTGGCTCTGAGTCCCGGTGGCAAGACCTATTATTTTGGCGAAGTTGGAGAGGCAGGGCACTCTATCTTCGACTACTTTGCGAAATACGGGCAGAAGCCTGAAAATATTACCAACGCTGCGGACTACATTATTGAAGTTGTTGTCGGAGGCATGAAAAACACGGCAAGCACCGTTGACTGGGCCGCGGTCTGGAACCAATCCGTTGAAGCGCAGCAGGTTCAACAAGACCTTGAGAGGTTCAGGAATATGAAACAAGAGAGTTTACCAAGTCTGGATATGCAATCACAGGCCATGCCTGCAATCTCTCGCCAGATTTTCCTCTTGACTCAAAGGACATCGCGTCAATTCTGGAGAAGCCCCGAATACCCATATTCTCGGCTCTACGCTTCGTTCCTGCACGCTCTCATCAACTGTCTTACGTACCTACAGATTGGCAATAGCACCACGGATCTGCAGTCAAAAGCATTTTCGTGCTTTTTGGTACTGATGTTGGTGCCTGAGTTCATCAACGCAATCAGCGCTAGATTTATCATGAATCGTGATCTGTGGAAGGCTCGTGAAGGGCCCAGCGGAGCATACGGATGGGTTGCTTTTTGTACAGCCCAAATCATTTCTGAAATCCCGTACGCCATTATCAGTGcggtcgtcttcttcgtcctgtACTATTTCTCCGTGGGTCTTCCTTTGGGATTCGCTGCGGGATACAGCTTCCTCATgtttttcttgttctttttgttcGCAACGTCCTGGGGCCAGTGGATTGCCGCCTTGAG TGCCGACTCGGTGGTGGCAGCAACCTTGAtgcccttcttcatcatcatgtGTGAGACAATGAACGGGATCTTGCAGCCTCATAAATACATGCCTGCATTCTGGGCATACACGATGTACTACGTTACCCCTTTTACATATTGGATTGGAGGTGTCCTGACATCCGTTCTCCGTGGCGTGCCAGTCATTTGTGATGAGAACGAATTGACCGTTTTCCAAAGCCCTCCTAATATAACCTGCAGCGAATATGCGGGATCCTGGCTGGCCGAAAAGGGTGTTGGATATCTATCCAATCCCGATGGTTCAGGGGAGTGCGGATACTGCGAGTATAGTTATGGAGATGAT TACCTCTCCACAATTGGCCTTGATTCGTCCAAGATTTGGCCGTACTTTGGCATTTTCGTAGCGTTTGTGGTGAGCAATTACTTGATGGTATATCTGCTTGTTTACATTCGGTCGGTGATGAAGCCGTTTCGGCGACGTACTTAA